The sequence AAAAGCCGGATTCACAAAGTTCAGTTCAATATGCACGGAGTAAGCATGTAATGCCACCGCGAAAGCAGCATAGTCCAGTGGGCAGGAGGCCGTCAGAGCGCCGACCTGCAAATCAGGGCGGATCTGTTTGATCTCAAATAATAAATGATGATTAAACGAGGACAACAAAAACTGATTCGGACTGAAGCCCAGCTCTGCCACGGCGCTGTCCACCAGCCTCAGAATGGGGATCACATCACTGATGCCCTTGAGCTCAATATTCAGTGAGCAGCGACCACTGACCAGACTCATCACTTCCCAGAGGGTGGGGATCTGCTGCCCCTGGCCGGCATCCAGTTTTCTCAGTTCAGCAAAGCTTAAATCACTGATCCGGCCTTTACCGTTTGTAGTCCGATGCAGCCAGCGGTCATGGATAACGATGACTTCGCCATCGACCCCATGTACATCTATTTCAATACCATCAACGCCCATGTCGAT comes from Lacimicrobium alkaliphilum and encodes:
- a CDS encoding glycerophosphodiester phosphodiesterase, with translation MLVIAHRGASAIAPENTLMAIEKAIDMGVDGIEIDVHGVDGEVIVIHDRWLHRTTNGKGRISDLSFAELRKLDAGQGQQIPTLWEVMSLVSGRCSLNIELKGISDVIPILRLVDSAVAELGFSPNQFLLSSFNHHLLFEIKQIRPDLQVGALTASCPLDYAAFAVALHAYSVHIELNFVNPAFVADAKEKGLQVYVYTVDELPDMEMLASWGVDGIFTNVPDRALNFRDNPRLTDVSAAVLISD